A genomic stretch from Candidatus Amarolinea dominans includes:
- a CDS encoding segregation/condensation protein A produces MPNPSYHVSLPVFAGPLDLLLHLIERDELDITAVSLAQVTGQYLEYLTQMQSALDEAQGDALADFLVVAAKLLWIKSRALLPKPPAPERDEEDPAEALAQQLREYRRFKLAALALRQREEAHQPMYARAALAPVLLRPPGPGEGNLAALLKAVQRALVSLPPTQPAGTIVTPLLFTVHDKIALILARLDALTPASHGITFGELLETANSAVEIVITLLAVLELMKRRQARVEQESLFGQITIRFATDPLPAL; encoded by the coding sequence ATGCCGAATCCTTCGTATCACGTGTCGCTGCCGGTGTTCGCAGGCCCGCTCGATCTGCTGCTGCATCTGATCGAGCGTGATGAGCTGGATATCACGGCTGTTTCGTTGGCCCAGGTCACCGGACAGTACCTGGAATATCTGACTCAGATGCAGTCGGCCCTGGATGAGGCGCAGGGCGATGCGCTGGCCGATTTCCTGGTGGTGGCCGCCAAGCTGCTGTGGATCAAGTCAAGGGCCTTGCTGCCCAAACCGCCGGCGCCTGAACGAGATGAGGAAGATCCGGCAGAGGCGTTGGCCCAACAGTTGCGCGAGTACCGACGCTTCAAGTTGGCTGCGCTGGCGTTGCGTCAGCGCGAAGAAGCACACCAGCCGATGTATGCGCGTGCTGCGCTGGCGCCGGTGCTGCTGCGGCCGCCGGGGCCAGGCGAAGGAAACCTGGCGGCGCTGCTCAAGGCGGTGCAGCGGGCGCTCGTCAGCCTGCCGCCCACCCAGCCGGCGGGCACAATCGTCACGCCGCTGCTATTCACCGTGCATGACAAGATCGCCCTGATTCTGGCACGCCTGGACGCGCTCACCCCGGCTTCGCACGGCATCACCTTCGGCGAACTGCTGGAGACCGCCAACTCCGCGGTGGAAATCGTCATCACCCTGCTGGCCGTGCTGGAATTGATGAAACGACGCCAGGCGCGCGTCGAACAGGAGAGCTTGTTTGGGCAAATTACGATCAGATTTGCCACAGACCCCCTGCCGGCGCTATAA